A segment of the Gemmatimonadaceae bacterium genome:
CGAGCGCGACGGGATCGGCATCGAGATCGCGCTGCAGTACAACGACGGCTACAACGAGACGATGTTCTCGTTCGTCAACAACATCAACACGCACGAGGGCGGCACGCACCTGACCGGCTTCAAGTCGGCGCTGACCTCGGTGATCAACAAGCACCTCGACAAGTCGAGCGCGGCCAAGAAGGACAAGGAGCTGCGGCTGAGCGGCGACGACGTGCGCGAGGGCCTCACCGCCGTGCTGAGCGTCAAGGTCAAGGAGCCGCAGTTCGAGGGGCAGACCAAGACGAAGCTGGGCAACTCCGAGGTGGAGTCGGCGGTCAAGACGTACGTGAACGAGTGGCTGGCCGAGTACCTCGAGGAGCATCCGCGCGTCGGCAACATCGTCATCGAGAAGGCGCTGGCGGCGGCGCGAGCCCGCGAGGCGGCGCGCAAGGCGCGCGACCTCACGCGCAAGAAATCGGCGCTCGACGTCGGCAACCTGCCCGGCAAGCTGGCCGACTGCTCGCTGAGCGATCCGGCGCTGTGCGAGCTCTACCTCGTCGAGGGCGACTCGGCGGGCGGCTCGGCCAAGCAGGGGCGTGACCGGATGTTCCAGGCCATCCTGCCGCTGCGCGGCAAGATCCTGAACGTCGAGCGCGCGCGCATCGACAAGATCCTGAGCAACGAGGAGATCCGCACGATCATCACGGCCATCGGGTCGGGGATCGGCGAGGAGGACTTCTCCATCGAGCAGGCGCGCTACCACAAGATCATCATCATGACGGACGCCGACGTGGACGGCGCGCACATCCGCACGCTGCTGCTCACGTTCTTCTTCCGGCAGATGCCGCAGCTCATCGAGAGCGGCTTCATCTACATCGCGCAGCCGCCGCTCTACCGGGTCGCCAAGGGGAAGGAGGAGTACTACGCCTTCGACGAGCAGCAGCGCGCCGACTTCGTGACGCGGCTGGGCGGGGGCGAGGACGGCAAGGCGAACGTCGGCATCCAGCGCTACAAGGGCCTCGGCG
Coding sequences within it:
- the gyrB gene encoding DNA topoisomerase (ATP-hydrolyzing) subunit B: MAKTNDAAESHYDASGIQVLKGLEAVRKRPGMYIGSTSSRGLHHLVYEVVDNSIDEALAGYCDSVAVTIHADNSITVIDNGRGIPVDMHPTEKLPGVELALTVLHAGGKFDKESYKVSGGLHGVGVSVVNALSESLKVWIKRDGKEHYMDFVRGDTTTKLKVLGKVKDKDTGTTVWFKPDHEIFTELQYDYATLASRLRELSFLNKGVKVTLKDEREGLEKEETFHAKGGLREFVQFLNANRRVLHNEILYADAERDGIGIEIALQYNDGYNETMFSFVNNINTHEGGTHLTGFKSALTSVINKHLDKSSAAKKDKELRLSGDDVREGLTAVLSVKVKEPQFEGQTKTKLGNSEVESAVKTYVNEWLAEYLEEHPRVGNIVIEKALAAARAREAARKARDLTRKKSALDVGNLPGKLADCSLSDPALCELYLVEGDSAGGSAKQGRDRMFQAILPLRGKILNVERARIDKILSNEEIRTIITAIGSGIGEEDFSIEQARYHKIIIMTDADVDGAHIRTLLLTFFFRQMPQLIESGFIYIAQPPLYRVAKGKEEYYAFDEQQRADFVTRLGGGEDGKANVGIQRYKGLGEMNPEQLWKTTMDPATRTILKVGIDDAAQAHQLFETLMGDEVEPRRAFIEANAKFVSNLDI